One part of the Candidatus Cloacimonadota bacterium genome encodes these proteins:
- the trmB gene encoding tRNA (guanosine(46)-N7)-methyltransferase TrmB, giving the protein MVGMSLEKKRGFFKIGLEDEKLLNFKEIFGNENPVHLEIGSGRGEFISMKSLVLWNKNFLGLELKDKRIDDTLKKLNSEHHRNVRLIRLLVDEKITDWISENSIERIYINHPDPWPKKKHHKNRLIQNDFLDALYKILKFKGVIEINTDHRDYAEWIVEIFKARDDFKVMYENGFSRIPAEGHIVTHFEEKKRREGFEPLFMRFKKI; this is encoded by the coding sequence ATGGTTGGAATGAGTCTGGAAAAGAAAAGAGGATTTTTCAAAATAGGACTTGAAGACGAAAAACTTCTGAATTTCAAAGAGATTTTTGGGAATGAGAATCCGGTTCATCTGGAAATAGGAAGCGGTCGGGGAGAATTTATTTCTATGAAATCGCTGGTTTTATGGAATAAAAATTTTCTGGGTTTGGAACTGAAAGATAAAAGGATTGATGATACCTTGAAAAAATTGAATTCTGAACATCATCGAAATGTGAGATTGATCAGACTTTTAGTTGATGAGAAGATCACGGATTGGATTTCTGAAAATTCCATCGAACGCATTTATATCAATCATCCGGATCCCTGGCCCAAAAAGAAGCATCATAAAAACAGGCTGATCCAAAATGACTTTCTCGATGCTCTTTATAAGATTTTGAAATTTAAAGGAGTGATCGAGATCAATACTGATCATCGAGATTATGCAGAATGGATTGTGGAAATTTTCAAAGCAAGGGATGATTTTAAGGTGATGTACGAAAATGGTTTTAGCAGAATTCCTGCAGAAGGACATATTGTGACACATTTCGAAGAGAAGAAAAGAAGGGAAGGATTCGAACCTTTGTTTATGAGGTTTAAGAAGATTTGA